The following are encoded together in the Tatumella ptyseos genome:
- a CDS encoding FMN-dependent NADH-azoreductase, protein MSKVLVLKSSILAEYSQSSLLADYYAETAIAKGDSVTVRDLAANPIPVLDGELVGALRPSDAPLSERQQQALALSDELITELQAHDIIVFAAPMYNFNISTQLKTYFDLIARAGVTFRYTETGPEGLVTGKKAVVLSTRGGIHKDTPTDLVTPYLALFLGFIGITDVKTILAEGIAYGPEVAAKAIEEAKAEIKQIV, encoded by the coding sequence ATGAGCAAAGTATTAGTCCTTAAGTCGAGCATTCTCGCCGAGTATTCACAATCATCTCTCTTGGCCGATTATTATGCGGAAACCGCGATCGCCAAAGGTGACAGTGTCACAGTTCGTGATTTAGCGGCAAACCCTATTCCCGTGCTCGATGGTGAATTAGTAGGTGCCTTACGCCCAAGCGATGCGCCACTGAGTGAACGTCAACAACAGGCGCTAGCCCTTTCTGATGAGTTAATTACCGAATTACAAGCTCATGACATCATCGTATTCGCTGCGCCGATGTATAACTTCAATATTTCAACGCAATTAAAGACCTATTTTGATTTGATTGCTCGTGCTGGCGTGACTTTCCGTTATACGGAGACCGGACCTGAAGGCTTAGTCACTGGCAAAAAAGCGGTTGTACTCTCCACTCGCGGCGGCATCCACAAAGATACACCGACCGATTTAGTGACCCCTTACCTTGCATTATTCCTTGGCTTCATTGGTATTACCGATGTGAAAACTATCTTAGCTGAAGGGATTGCCTATGGTCCTGAGGTTGCGGCTAAAGCGATTGAGGAAGCTAAAGCCGAAATTAAACAAATAGTGTAA